One segment of Manihot esculenta cultivar AM560-2 chromosome 4, M.esculenta_v8, whole genome shotgun sequence DNA contains the following:
- the LOC122723480 gene encoding ankyrin repeat-containing protein NPR4-like — MHSDMQWFKEVETIVEPFYREMRNRNGMTPGEIFRQEHKNLAREAEQWMKTIASSCMVVPTLVVTVTFAAAFTVPGGNTQDTGIPIYLKETSFMIFAVSDALAFFSTSASLLMFICIFNLDYSEEITVRTLKLFILGFITLFFSIVTMFAAFGASLYIVLSHRVEWVAAPIGLLACVPVALFAYFQFPQWYSVAYSAFKPSIIAPQTEEIIF, encoded by the exons ATGCATTCTGATATGCAGTGGTTTAAG GAAGTGGAAACGATTGTCGAACCTTTCTACCGAGAAATGAGAAACCGTAATGGCATGACTCCGGGAGAAATATTTCGCCAGGAGCACAAGAATCTTGCCCGTGAAGCTGAGCAATGGATGAAAACGATAGCTTCATCATGCATGGTGGTACCAACCCTTGTTGTCACAGTTACTTTCGCGGCTGCTTTTACCGTGCCAGGGGGCAACACTCAGGATACAGGGATTCCAATCTATTTGAAAGAAACGTCATTTATGATTTTTGCAGTATCGGACGCTCTTGCATTCTTCTCTACGTCAGCTTCATTGCTAATGTTTATATGCATATTCAACTTAGATTATTCAGAAGAAATCACTGTCAGAACTTTAAAATTGTTCATCCTTGGTTTTATCACTTTGTTCTTTTCAATAGTAACCATGTTTGCAGCCTTTGGTGCTTCCCTTTACATAGTTCTTTCTCACAGAGTGGAATGGGTTGCAGCTCCTATTGGCCTACTAGCCTGTGTACCAGTGGCCTTATTTGCATATTTCCAGTTTCCTCAGTGGTACAGCGTAGCCTATTCAGCATTTAAACCTAGCATTATCGCTCCACAAACTGAAGAAATCATCTTTTAG